A segment of the Collimonas fungivorans genome:
CGCCAGGCTGCCGCTGTCGATGACGCTCGACCTGGCACAGAAATCGGTGACGCCCGGCTATCGCACCGGCAGCCTGCTGAAATTCAGCGCGCAGCAGAACCGCAGCGCAACCCTGACCCTGGTCGACCAAAGCAACAAACCGCTGGCCACCGGCACCAGGGTGTATGTCAACCACGACACCACGGCGCAGGAAGTGGCTTTGCGCGGGCAGGTTTTCATACCCGAGATCGACTATCCGGCCGAAGTCGTGGTGCGCGACAACGGCTCCGGCATACGCTGCCGCTTCGAGATCGCAGCGCCGCCGCAGGCCGCCATCATGCCGGTGCTGGGACCCTATGTTTGCGCTCAGGAGATGAAATGAAACCTGCTCTGAAATGGCTGGCGGCTGCTGCTATCCTGGCGCTGCCGCCAAGCGCGCATGCGCTGCTTGCCACTTGCACGGTTGCCACCACCGGCATCGTGTTTCCCGCCTATGCATCGCCTGGCAGCACCAACTCGGACAGTACCGGCGACATTGCCGTCACCTGCTCCGCATTGGTGCTCGGACTCGGCAGCTATACCATTTCGGTCAGCACCGGAGCCGGCACCTATGCCAACCGCAAGCTGACTTCCGGCGCCAATTTCCTCAACTACAATATGTTCACCGACACGGCGCGGTCGATAGTCTGGGGCGACGGCACCGCAGGCACCCAGACGGTAAGCGACAGCTATGTGATCCTGGTGGCGCCGACCACCCGCCATTACACGTCCTATGGACGGGTGCCGGGGAGCCAGAACAAGCCGGCCGGAACCTATACCGATACAGTCACTGTCACGGTCACTTACTGAATACGCTGGCCGAAAAAAAACCGATCTCCCGATCGGCTTTTTTTCTCAGGCAGCGGCTCGGCGAACCGCGAACCTGGATTTAGATTTCTTCGTACAGCGGCAGTGTCAGGAATTCGGCAAACGAAGCCGAAGTCGACATTTCTT
Coding sequences within it:
- a CDS encoding spore coat protein U domain-containing protein; this translates as MKPALKWLAAAAILALPPSAHALLATCTVATTGIVFPAYASPGSTNSDSTGDIAVTCSALVLGLGSYTISVSTGAGTYANRKLTSGANFLNYNMFTDTARSIVWGDGTAGTQTVSDSYVILVAPTTRHYTSYGRVPGSQNKPAGTYTDTVTVTVTY